The following proteins are co-located in the Dromiciops gliroides isolate mDroGli1 chromosome 2, mDroGli1.pri, whole genome shotgun sequence genome:
- the LOC122741363 gene encoding uncharacterized protein LOC122741363 produces MQSQVPLAAGDQGSLLTTLFPGLPTPQSSPASFLVAHPFLPLSVVPHLPIPGLLACPPGLLRLRDPGQRLGTKWESIGSVGVGSGSQEVEFHTGTRICRQLLQHLGQDQSPGSSKPLVKFYFSLFKNISEDSRAQRAECTSGAAEGPWGVYKCVCVCVCVCVCVCERERETERQRERERQRETERERERERERERELRNSCRVAVAELGMSSFLDFACSLATHPLFPFFLSPFFFSSPFPSSPSFFLFLCLSLSLSLSLSLSLSLSLSHTHTHTHTHTHTHPWCKYNPTSVYLSVMPFALSHLS; encoded by the coding sequence ATGCAATCTCAGGTCCCTCTGGCTGCAGGAGATCAGGGCAGTTTGCTCACCACCCTGTTTCCCGGTCTCCCTACCCCGCAGAGCTCTCCTGCCAGTTTCTTAGTCGCTCATCcttttctgcctctgtctgttGTTCCCCACCTGCCCATCCCCGGCCTGTTAGCCTGCCCACCTGGCTTACTTAGGCTTCGGGACCCAGGCCAACGCCTGGGCACGAAATGGGAGTCCATAGGTTCCGTGGGAGTAGGTTCAGGGAGCCAGGAGGTGGAATTTCATACTGGGACCAGAATCTGTCGCCAGCTTTTGCAGCACCTTGGGCAGGATCAGAGTCCTGGATCGTCAAAGCCCttggttaaattttatttttctctttttaaaaacatttcggAGGACTCTCGGGCGCAGAGGGCTGAATGCACTAGTGGGGCTGCTGAAGGCCCTTGGGGagtgtataagtgtgtgtgtgtgtgtgtgtgtgtgtgtgtgtgtgtgtgtgagagagagagagagacagagagacagagagagagagagagacagagagagacagagagagagagagagagagagagagagagagaacgagaactcAGGAACAGCTGCAGAGTTGCAGTAGCCGAACTCGGAATGAGCTCCTTTCTAGACTTTGCCTGTAGTTTGGCCACCCaccccctttttccctttttcctttctccattctttttctcttctccttttccttcctctccatctttttttctttttctttgtctctctctctctctctctctctctctctctctctctctctctctctctctctctcacacacacacacacacacacacacacacacacacacacccctggtgTAAGTATAATCCGACCTCCGTTTATCTGAGTGTTATGCCCTTTGCTCTTTCTCATTTAAGTTAA